The genomic stretch CTCTGTAGCGATTGGCTCAACTCTTTTCTTAAGAGCATCGTTAAGATATGTAAATGCAAGCTCAGCACCTTGTTCTTTACAAGCTTTAGCAATTCCATATGCGATTGATTTATTATTTGCAAGACCTACGATTAGACCTTTTTTACCTTTCATTACCATCTTTATATTTCTCCTTAATTTTATTTACTTGTTTTCTAGTTCTTGTGCAAACATAACCATTTGACAAAAATCTTCCACTTTTAATGCTGCACTACCGACTAAAATACCATCGACATTCTTAAGTGCCATAATCTCTTTTGCATTATTTACTTTTACGCTTCCACCGTATAATAATGGTGCAGGTGATTTTTTCTTCAACTCTCGATGAATTGCTATAATATCTTCATTTGTAGGAGTAAGTCCCGTACCAATCGCCCATACAGGTTCATAAGCGATGATCAGCTTTTCATAAGATGTATCGATCCCTTTGTATTGTGAATCGATGTACTCCATCATTTCAGATACACCGGCTTCACGTTTTTCTAACGGTTCACCTACACAATATACTATCGTGTATCCAAGTGCTTTAAAGTAATCAAACTTTTGCGATATTACCTCTTGTGTCTCACCTAAAATATGACGACGTTCACTGTGGCCTATCAAAATAGTTTTCAAACCGAATTCATCTAGATGGTCAACACCTATCTCACCGGTAAATGCTCCGTTTTGTACAGGATAAGCATTTTGTGCACCGATAGTTACATCTGTATCAAAACTATCTAAAGAGGATGTAGCAGGGAAAACAAAACTTTCTTGATCTATATGATTTGTTTTTATAAAATCATCAAGCGTCTCTATATATTCTTTTGTTTGTTTTCTTGTCAGGTTTGTTTTTAAATTAGCTGCTACTATCATACCACTTCCAATTATGCTTTTACAAGTGCTTCTACACCAGGTAAAACTTTACCTTCTAAAAGTTCAAGTGAAGCTCCGCCACCTGTTGAAATAAATGTGATCTCATTTCCTACATTTACACGCTGTACAAGGTCAGCCGTATCACCGCCGCCAACAACAGTAGTTGCATAGCTGTCTGCAACGAAGTGTGCTATTTTAGAACTACCTCTTGCAAATTTCTCCATCTCATACACACCCATTGGACCATTCCAGAGTACTGTTTGAACATCATTAAGACCTTCACGGTAAAGTCTAACAGTAGCAGGTCCAATATCAAGACCCATCCAGCCATTTGGAATCTCTTGAGCAGTTACAATTTTACTTACGGCATCGGCAGAAAATTTTTCAGCTGCGATCACATCTACAGGAAGATAGAATTTTACACCTAACTCTTTTGCTTTATCCATAATCTTTTGTGCTTCTTCAAGAAGATCATCTTCAACAAGTGATGCACCAATGTCGTATCCTAATTGTTTTAGGAACGTAAACGCCATACCGCCACCAACAAAAACTTTATCCACTTTAGGAAGTAAGTTTACTAGTGCTTCTAGTTTTCCTGAAACCTTAGAACCACCTACGATTGCAGCAAATGGACGAACTGGGTTGTCAATTAAATTAGCGAAAAAGTTAATCTCTTTTTCAAGTAAGAAACCGGCTGCTTTGTGCGCATCATCAAAATATTTTGTAATACCATGAACTGAAGCGTGTGCACGGTGAGATACACCAAATGCATCATTGA from Sulfurimonas sp. hsl 1-7 encodes the following:
- a CDS encoding triose-phosphate isomerase; its protein translation is MIVAANLKTNLTRKQTKEYIETLDDFIKTNHIDQESFVFPATSSLDSFDTDVTIGAQNAYPVQNGAFTGEIGVDHLDEFGLKTILIGHSERRHILGETQEVISQKFDYFKALGYTIVYCVGEPLEKREAGVSEMMEYIDSQYKGIDTSYEKLIIAYEPVWAIGTGLTPTNEDIIAIHRELKKKSPAPLLYGGSVKVNNAKEIMALKNVDGILVGSAALKVEDFCQMVMFAQELENK
- a CDS encoding phosphoglycerate kinase codes for the protein MELLHLKDLDLKDKKVFIRCDFNVPMDEFGNITDDRRIRSAVATINHCLDEDCAVILASHLGRPKGEVVEKYSLAPVARRLQQLLKRHVELAPSVIGEDAIKMAAELPRHEVMLLENLRFEKGETENDEELSKKLASMAEFYINDAFGVSHRAHASVHGITKYFDDAHKAAGFLLEKEINFFANLIDNPVRPFAAIVGGSKVSGKLEALVNLLPKVDKVFVGGGMAFTFLKQLGYDIGASLVEDDLLEEAQKIMDKAKELGVKFYLPVDVIAAEKFSADAVSKIVTAQEIPNGWMGLDIGPATVRLYREGLNDVQTVLWNGPMGVYEMEKFARGSSKIAHFVADSYATTVVGGGDTADLVQRVNVGNEITFISTGGGASLELLEGKVLPGVEALVKA